In one window of Arctopsyche grandis isolate Sample6627 chromosome 6, ASM5162203v2, whole genome shotgun sequence DNA:
- the Pak gene encoding serine/threonine-protein kinase PAK 3-like protein — translation MSSDEEKPPAPPVRLTSNRGTDRVDSAPPVDMKPLPKEPDDGGDRKKKTLKAKMKGSKSASSHNDSKPNISYPTNFEHTVHVGFDAVTGEFTGMPEAWARLLMSSNISKQEQKSNPQAVLDVLKWYDASNNQPPLSKYMTHAHVHHTTHSGSSLSRVSSSSPSSSTPTDSEQHPEPPPPPPPSRPDRTKSIYTKPIEEESLPSSGGQSPRHAPAPPPPPCASPIPQVTNSVSLSPPPSVQQPILDKNKNAVVGTVTPSAPSPLPSPVPTNGAPTTTTPHQDSRVAAQRKKKMTDEEILEKLRTIVSVGDPNRKYTKMEKIGQGASGTVYTAIETSTGMEVAIKQMNLGQQPKKELIINEILVMRENKHNNVVNYLDSYLVAEELWVVMEYLAGGSLTDVVTETCMDEGQIAAVCREVLQALRFLHANHVIHRDIKSDNILLGLDGSVKLTDFGFCAQISPEQSKRTTMVGTPYWMAPEVVTRKQYGPKVDVWSLGIMAIEMIEGEPPYLNENPLRALYLIATNGKPEVRERDRLSPVFRDFLDRCLEVDVEQRAPAHDLLKHPFLKLARPLASLTPLIIAAKEAAKGH, via the exons AAGGTTCTAAGAGCGCGTCGTCCCACAACGACAGCAAACCGAACATAAGCTATCCGACCAACTTCGAACACACCGTTCACGTCGGATTCGACGCCGTCACCGGAGAGTTCACT GGTATGCCGGAAGCATGGGCGAGACTTTTAATGTCTTCTAATATAAGCAAACAAGAACAAAAGAGCAATCCTCAAGCTGTGCTAGACGTACTAAAATGGTACGATGCCAGCAACAACCAACCGCCGCTCTCCAAATACATGACCCACGCTCATGTGCATCACACTACCCACTCAG GTTCCTCTTTATCGCGAGTATCTTCAAGTAGTCCCTCCAGTAGTACGCCGACTGATTCTGAACAACATCCAGAACCTCCACCACCACCGCCACCTTCTAGACCAGACCGTACAAAGAGTATA TATACAAAGCCTATTGAAGAGGAATCGTTACCGAGCAGCGGAGGACAAAGTCCTCGTCATGCTCCCGCTCCTCCTCCACCGCCTTGTGCCTCACCGATACCACAG GTGACAAACAGTGTCAGTTTATCTCCACCGCCTAGCGTACAGCAACctattttagataaaaataaaaatgctgtcgTGGGAACTGTAACTCCATCTGCGCCGTCACCTCTGCCTTCACCCGTCCCAACCAACGGTGCCCCAACTACCACCACGCCACATCAAGACTCTAG AGTTGCTGcacaaagaaaaaagaaaatgactGATGAAGAAATACTAGAAAAATTGAGAACAATTGTAAGCGTAGGTGATCCCAATAGAAAATATactaaaatggaaaaaattggACAAGG AGCGTCAGGCACTGTTTATACAGCAATAGAAACATCCACCGGAATGGAAGTAgctataaaacaaatgaatctTGGGCAGCAACCAAAGAAAGAACTCATCATAAATGAAATTCTAGTAATGCGGGAGAACAAACATAACAATGTTGTCAACTACCTCGACAGTTACCTCGTCGCCGAG GAATTATGGGTCGTCATGGAATATTTGGCCGGCGGTTCCTTAACGGATGTCGTCACAGAAACTTGCATGGACGAAGGTCAGATAGCTGCAGTATGTCGTGAAGTTTTACAAGCTTTGCGGTTTCTTCACGCCAATCACGTCATACATCGTGATATTAAGAGCGATAATATACTACTAGGATTGGATGGAAGCGTTAAATTAA cCGATTTTGGGTTTTGCGCCCAGATATCGCCCGAACAATCGAAACGAACAACAATGGTCGGTACACCATATTGGATGGCACCTGAAGTTGTGACGAGGAAACAGTACGGTCCCAag GTGGACGTTTGGTCTTTAGGAATTATGGCAATTGAAATGATAGAAGGTGAACCACCGTATTTGAATGAGAATCCGCTTCGGGCGTTATATTTAATAGCAACTAATGGCAAACCCGAGGTCAGGGAACGAGATCGTCTCAGTCCAGTTTTTAGAGATTTTCTCGACAGATGCTTAGAAGTCGATGTAGAACAGAGAGCTCCCGCACACGACTTACTTAAG CATCCGTTCCTAAAGTTAGCGAGACCGCTCGCTAGTTTGACACCTCTCATCATAGCAGCCAAGGAGGCTGCCAAAGGACACTAG
- the LOC143913693 gene encoding uncharacterized protein LOC143913693: MFDAEKFITEVQKRPSTWDSRSRDYNSNREKKSKDWKDIAEIMYPQWATMSSEDKQIKGKELMAKWKNIKDNFRRQLKENNTGITVKRKRPYIYYELLQFLRPVIEEGNSSNGQPWDNEDIDTDAREENVTNDLISGTSADVTTVVNRPTKQRRKRKFNNTGKAVKSTDNQEKPPEDEDKMFFLSLVSLTKHMPIHAKLKTRIEIMTVIQKNLYQDLSTSLFAANNCPTGPLDLLSYSQRIEEALRHQHPSTSYETDISKRKLPNQPVEPQSPSSDSNNTDESEIVFE, encoded by the exons ATGTTTGACGCTGAAAAATTTATCACCGAAGTTCAAAAAAGACCGTCTACTTGGGATTCTCGTTCACGTGACTACAATTCTAATAGGGAGAAAAAGTCCAAGGATTGGAAAGACATCGCTGAAATCATGTATCCCCAGTGGGCCACCATGTCTTCTGAAGATAAACAAATTAaag GAAAGGAACTGATGgccaaatggaaaaatataaaagacaatTTTAGAAGACAACTCAAGGAAAATAACACGGGCATTACAGTGAAGAGAAAGAGGCCGTATATATATTACGAACTTCTACAATTTCTTCGTCCCGTTATCGAGGAAGGTAATTCATCTAACGGTCAACCTTGGGACAACGAGGATATAGACACCGATGCCCGAGAAGAAAATGTAACCAACGATTTGATCTCCGGAACGTCGGCAGACGTAACAACAGTGGTAAACCGACCAACGAAACAGAGacgaaaaagaaaatttaacaaCACAGGAAAAGCAGTAAAATCCACAGACAATCAAGAAAAGCCACCAGAAGACGAAGACAAAATGTTCTTCCTATCGCTTGTCTCGCTGACGAAACACATGCCGATTCACGCAAAGTTAAAAACCAGAATTGAGATAATGACTGTGATTCAAAAGAACTTGTATCAAGATTTGTCAACGTCGCTATTTGCAGCCAACAATTGTCCAACGGGTCCTTTGGATTTGTTATCTTACAGCCAACGGATAGAGGAAGCTCTGAGACATCAGCATCCGTCAACGTCGTATGAGACGGATATATCCAAGAGAAAATTACCCAACCAGCCTGTAGAACCACAATCCCCATCCAGCGATTCGAATAATACTGACGAGAGTGAAATCGTCTTTGAATGA
- the Fancd2 gene encoding Fanconi anemia complementation group D2 — translation MKRRGKRSEEVEKDGASGTQAPSKRHKADTTAPPLKPFALTYFENQIQQSGLLLSDESSWHILTCQPLSFVSKLKTVLEKNVDFPRNVIDFVKGFDIWTEDEDHLDSILIPKIKLQLVEDEVDPVSESVLRLLVKLECLQEPLTTSILKRANIFAIEDKPDKVKLLLKPFILLDNMMAESILVTGLIELLQISERTVRQEIITCLPELISHQLHESVALELFKLMTCDYELTPVILDCLTYFNLSSDVKSQVQRQMLTALQTSAPIHFFPNLIKFFFIGCSGEDDSEMIQGLREGLDWTSPTGTTLDIESSQVMTVMSLKSALLRSKNLNVEWLKVINKIKLASEHKPLDIVILLIMHSIGSGKEKLVENVFRKKIKSSTFTCSLLSLMLKKMKPIIKDYLGDCLKLAKSLLKSKNDPSVKEFSIHWFVILFKELKESQKTVVYSLMNQDLDEAEPLSNSLTVLMKISENNMDSLKPFSLQILTLIDKADVLNTVEMSRLMDLLCGLAFRVENSVIKDDIHMLIQKQLTSSDLTVNTRGIASGIMAVKHIACSVAQKEPIIEDELMNITDLPNGNGKDAALITKLILKSTNKCPEMVCCFYDQFADMLSTCQNVDGKYLTWLLNNFTNDFQNSFIADIPSIDLQPIDGIELSQQFCLDEIKDLTEPIGLNIGTIVFGENTENVNLQLLPSWFRVIQVIHKKAYDGDLSTIDALLGCAIIMPVLDDDVGLEEFNSSHYDKLLNCFVHCINWFRELICAFSSQTDVTMRKKTLGRLNDLLLLESKLTTYLGKTLHPYKPPVSTYNPANAKFSSFVVKENKTKKGTKKPGGSKKKDTENIAPNETLRSQINASIVNSQAVTSNVKCKLNTDFFRSIHFEVICLLSESLCIEDLDEDPQSNVAKIDLSSLLFLLDEINPKLSNIFPSRIKKQSHFKSAKLITIEADPAEALNKCITLLPKLCQNMELIAEYAQKLLDSYDGVRDALGLFTEQNAKAQMCLAGIFQMLTHIFSWVGFRSNDNIGKLKEGLKILACRKDANNSKLSSLKEHILETTAYVLQYKDYCLVISTAASLVKFFQVLAKIIDDSSVSEVLANISIHMLSQIWRDVFGDLEKGLVYNQHVDALLAGYFSKPSMEVIKSLALELHEESPDLVRKNHVLNKFQCINKTNFPLLFRSMCRALYEATTTEIDKGLTDRRHLELWKDVTIVMKYSTDILKIVDNRTNLSAFLKQSIPLLRLFLSQGMPMMDLKLKNDPDSVVEILKTLQHTTRFLHSLYCHSRLKKDTALIAYLPQLKLILETLVYKVKASLTMNNCSEAFWMGNLKNKNLQGELISSQVSTAEQSDEEDQLPEDDDSPLDSDLDDSDMKSVSSIC, via the coding sequence ATGAAGCGACGCGGAAAACGCTCTGAAGAAGTAGAAAAGGACGGGGCTTCGGGGACGCAGGCTCCCTCAAAGCGACACAAAGCTGACACCACTGCGCCCCCTCTTAAGCCGTTTGCTTTAACTTATTTCGAAAATCAGATACAGCAATCTGGTCTCCTTCTCAGTGATGAGTCTTCATGGCACATTCTCACCTGCCAGCCTCTTAGCTTCGTATCAAAACTGAAAACCGTATTGGAAAAAAACGTTGACTTCCCCAGAAATGTAATAGACTTCGTTAAAGGTTTCGATATATGGACCGAAGACGAGGATCATTTAGACTCCATTTTAATACCTAAGATAAAACTTCAGTTAGTAGAAGACGAGGTGGATCCTGTTTCTGAAAGTGTCCTTCGACTACTCGTCAAGCTTGAATGTTTACAAGAGCCTCTCACAACATCCATCCTGAAACGGGCAAACATATTCGCCATTGAAGACAAACCGGACAAAGTTAAACTATTGTTGAAGCCGTTCATTCTCCTAGACAACATGATGGCTGAATCCATCCTAGTGACTGGCCTAATCGAATTATTGCAAATATCTGAAAGAACGGTTCGTCAAGAAATCATAACTTGTTTACCTGAATTAATCTCTCACCAGCTACATGAATCTGTTGCCTTGGAGCTATTCAAACTGATGACCTGTGATTACGAATTAACTCCTGTTATTCTTGATTGTCTCACATACTTCAATTTGTCGTCGGATGTAAAATCTCAAGTTCAGAGACAAATGTTGACCGCTCTTCAGACTTCGGCCCCGattcatttttttccaaatcttATAAAGTTTTTCTTCATTGGGTGCTCTGGAGAAGATGACTCTGAAATGATACAGGGTCTCCGAGAAGGACTCGATTGGACGTCCCCAACTGGTACTACGCTGGATATAGAGAGCAGTCAGGTTATGACGGTTATGTCCTTAAAGTCAGCTTTATTGAGATCGAAAAATTTAAACGTAGAATGGTTAAAAGTaatcaacaaaataaaattagccAGCGAACACAAACCGCTCGATATTGTCATACTACTCATCATGCACTCAATAGGAAGTGGAaaggagaaacttgttgaaaatgtatttagaaAAAAGATCAAATCATCGACGTTCACATGCTCTCTTTTAAGTCTGATGTTGAAGAAAATGAAGCCTATCATTAAAGACTACCTTGGAGATTGTTTAAAACTAGCTAAATCTTTGTTAAAGTCTAAAAACGATCCATCTGTTAAGGAATTTAGCATTCACTGGTTTGTTATCTTGTTCAAAGAGTTGAAGGAATCTCAAAAGACGGTGGTATATTCATTGATGAATCAAGATTTGGATGAGGCCGAGCCGTTGAGCAATTCATTGACCgttttgatgaaaatttcagAGAACAACATGGACAGTCTTAAGCCGTTCTCTCTTCAAATATTGACATTAATAGACAAAGCAGATGTTTTGAACACGGTTGAAATGTCCCGATTGATGGATTTGCTTTGTGGTCTTGCGTTCAGAGTTGAGAATTCAGTCATCAAAGATGATATTCATATGCTCATACAAAAGCAACTTACGAGCTCAGATTTGACTGTAAATACCCGAGGTATAGCAAGTGGCATAATGGCTGTTAAGCACATAGCATGTTCGGTGGCACAAAAGGAACCTATAATAGAGGATGAACTTATGAATATAACTGATCTTCCAAACGGCAACGGTAAAGATGCTGCTTTAATCACAAAACTCATTCTGAAGAGTACAAATAAATGTCCTGAAatggtttgttgtttttatgATCAATTTGCCGATATGCTAAGCACCTGTCAGAACGTCGATGGAAAGTATTTAACATggcttttgaataattttacaaaCGATTTTCAAAACAGTTTCATTGCTGATATCCCGTCCATTGACTTACAGCCAATTGATGGAATAGAATTGTCCCAACAATTTTGTTTAGatgaaatcaaagatttaacCGAACCGATAGGGCTTAATATAGGGACTATAGTATTCGGAGAGAATACTGAAAATGTCAACCTACAACTATTACCATCTTGGTTTCGGGTCATTCAAGTAATTCACAAGAAAGCTTATGATGGAGATTTGTCAACAATTGATGCATTACTTGGTTGTGCTATTATTATGCCTGTTTTAGATGATGATGTCGGCTTAGAAGAGTTCAATTCCTCTCACTATGATAAATTATTAAACTGTTTTGTCCATTGTATTAATTGGTTCAGGGAATTAATATGTGCCTTTAGTTCCCAGACGGATGTTACTATGAGAAAGAAAACATTGGGTCGGCTCAATGACTTACTGTTATTAGAAAGTAAATTAACAACGTATCTCGGCAAAACTCTACATCCATACAAACCACCAGTCTCTACATACAACCCTGCTAATGCCAAATTTTCATCGTTTGttgtaaaagaaaacaaaaccaAAAAAGGAACTAAAAAACCTGGTGGTTCCAAGAAAAAAGATACTGAAAATATTGCACCCAATGAAACATTGCGCAGTCAAATCAATGCCTCAATTGTCAATTCGCAAGCGGTGACTTCTAATGTGAAATGTAAGCTCAACACAGATTTCTTCCGCAGCATACACTTTGAAGTTATCTGCTTACTGAGCGAATCCTTGTGTATAGAAGATTTAGATGAAGACCCTCAAAGCAATGTGGCTAAGATTGATTTGAGCTCACTTCTCTTCCTATTGGATGAAATAAATCCAAAACTATCCAACATTTTTCCATCTAGGATAAAGAAGCAAAGTCATTTCAAATCTGCTAAACTGATAACCATTGAAGCCGATCCTGCAGAAGCtttgaataaatgtataacGCTACTTCCGAAACTATGTCAAAATATGGAACTCATAGCTGAATATGCCCAAAAGTTATTAGATTCTTACGATGGTGTTAGAGATGCTTTGGGTTTGTTCACCGAACAAAACGCCAAGGCACAGATGTGTTTGGCtggaattttccaaatgttgaCTCACATATTCTCTTGGGTTGGGTTCCGTTCCAATGATAACATTGGTAAACTCAAAGAAGGCCTTAAAATTTTGGCTTGCAGGAAAGATGCAAATAACTCTAAACTTTCCTCATTAAAAGAGCATATTTTAGAAACTACTGCGTATGTTTTACAATACAAAGACTATTGTCTTGTCATTTCTACAGCCGCAAGTCTTGTGAAGTTCTTTCAAGTCCTAGCTAAGATAATCGACGATAGTAGTGTGTCTGAAGTGCTCGCAAACATATCAATTCATATGTTGAGTCAAATTTGGAGAGATGTCTTCGGTGATCTGGAGAAGGGACTCGTTTACAATCAACATGTTGATGCACTTCTTGCCGGTTACTTCTCTAAACCTAGCATGGAAGTGATAAAGTCTTTAGCCTTAGAGCTGCATGAGGAATCCCCCGATCTTGTGAGAAAGAATCACGTACTGAATAAATTTCAGTGTATTAACAAAACTAATTTTCCACTGCTATTCCGCTCCATGTGCCGGGCTCTGTACGAAGCTACAACCACTGAGATCGATAAAGGTCTCACTGATAGGCGTCATCTAGAATTGTGGAAGGATGTCACGATCGTAATGAAGTATTCTACGGACATTCTGAAAATCGTAGACAATCGGACCAATTTATCGGCGTTTTTAAAACAATCAATTCCATTACTGAGGCTATTCCTATCGCAGGGAATGCCGATGATGGACTTGAAGCTGAAGAATGATCCAGACTCTGTGGtggaaattttaaaaacattacagCACACTACTAGGTTTCTACATTCTCTGTATTGCCATTCCAGGCTGAAGAAAGACACTGCGCTGATAGCGTATCTTCCACAGCTGAAACTGATTTTAGAAACGCTGGTTTACAAAGTGAAAGCGTCACTGACTATGAATAACTGTAGTGAAGCCTTCTGGATGGGAAATTTAAAGAATAAGAATCTGCAAGGTGAACTGATTTCGTCTCAGGTTTCTACTGCAGAGCAATCTGACGAAGAGGATCAACTACCGGAGGACGATGACAGCCCACTTGATTCCGATTTAGATGATTCTGACATGAAAAGTGTCAGCAGTATCTGCTAA
- the RpL10Ab gene encoding ribosomal protein L10Ab, which yields MSSKVSRDTLYECVNAVLQYSAEHKKNFLETVELQIGLKNYDPQKDKRFSGTVKLKYIPRPKMQVCVLGDQQHCDEAKVNKVPWMDAEGLKKLNKNKKLVKKLAKKYDAFLASESLIKQIPRLLGPGLNKAGKFPGLLSHQESMNMKVDEVKATIKFQMKKVLCLSVACGNVAMTPDELAQNVHLAINFLVSLLKKHWQNVRSLHMKSTMGPPQRLY from the exons ATGTC GTCCAAAGTGTCCCGTGACACGCTCTATGAGTGTGTGAACGCTGTTCTGCAATACTCTGCGGAGCACAAGAAGAACTTCTTGGAAACGGTCGAATTGCAAATTGGCCTTAAAAATTATGATCCCCAAAAGGACAAGCGTTTCTCAGGCACCGTCAA ATTGAAGTACATTCCTCGTCCAAAGATGCAAGTGTGCGTGTTGGGAGATCAACAGCATTGCGACGAAGCCAAGGTCAACAAGGTTCCTTGGATGGACGCTGAAGGTTTGAAGAAACTCAACAAGAACAAGAAGCTAGTTAAAAAACTAGCCAAAAA atacgATGCTTTCTTAGCTTCGGAATCACTCATCAAACAAATCCCACGTCTGCTCGGTCCCGGTCTCAACAAAGCCGGTAAATTCCCTGGTCTTTTGTCCCACCAGGAATCCATGAACATGAAAGTTGATGAAGTTAAAGCAACCATCAAATTCCAGATGAAGAAA GTATTGTGCTTGTCAGTAGCTTGCGGAAATGTAGCTATGACTCCTGATGAGCTCGCCCAGAACGTGCACTTGGCCATCAATTTCCTCGTGTCGCTGTTGAAGAAGCATTGGCAAAATGTCAGATCCCTCCACATGAAATCCACCATGGGACCACCTCAGCGACTCTACTAA